From Dethiosulfovibrio faecalis, one genomic window encodes:
- a CDS encoding xanthine dehydrogenase family protein molybdopterin-binding subunit produces the protein MIEGLDMDGRRVVGKPEPRKDGWDKVTGRALFVDDIPLDGCWYGGVLRSTVARGILKGVDRDPSFDWSKVTVVTAADLPGANMVASVRDDCPILAESRVSYVTEPIALVAAPDIVLLERALSCLRPIIEPDGDPVIDVMEALKAERIVWGEDNVIQQFDIRRGDLSTGFDEADFIFEENYSTQHQEQAYLEPQGAFAIPTSDGRGVEVTISCQCPFYVHNSLSKGLPLDPENIVVKQSTTGGAFGGKEFYPSLVALHVAVLALASGKTVKLVFDREEDLASTSKRHPSVTRIHSGHKKDGTLTAMDVDFILNGGATTTLSVVVLQRGVLHATGCYRVPNVRVLGRAVATNLPPSGAYRGFGVPQSVFAVERHMDLVASRLGISPVDIRRVNMLDVGDILPCGQVLDQVAAREVMDRALKSSDYFEKAKRYSEENRSGSKVLKGIGAAVFLHGGAFTGSGEDHIDGVTKVVFVPGKVPEDGRVEIRIGSTEMGQGAATVLPQIVAEGLMLDLEKVDYMAPDTSAVSNSGPTVASRTTVVVGAILTRSAQDMIDKLRDFIGERENSIVSYEDGLFRFDGGAMSFMEAAHSYSEVKGELVGWGRYRSTGSHWDDDTNSGDAYPSYSWACDVVEVEVDRDTLEVVPTRSYAAVEIGTVINPVLAEGQYEGGTLQALGYGWLEDMKVKRDRIDAGSLSKYLIPTTMDTPSFQVEFLEVPYEYGPYGAKGLGELPHDGAAPALAQAIGHALGIFPKDIPVTPERITAMLTSKEERR, from the coding sequence ATGATCGAGGGTCTAGATATGGATGGACGCAGGGTGGTGGGTAAGCCCGAGCCGAGGAAGGACGGTTGGGATAAGGTAACCGGCAGGGCTCTTTTCGTGGACGATATACCTTTGGATGGATGTTGGTACGGCGGAGTTCTTAGATCGACCGTTGCCAGAGGGATTCTCAAGGGGGTCGATAGAGATCCCTCCTTCGACTGGTCCAAGGTTACGGTCGTCACCGCCGCGGATCTGCCCGGGGCTAATATGGTGGCTTCGGTGCGAGACGACTGTCCCATATTGGCGGAGAGTCGGGTTTCCTACGTTACTGAGCCCATAGCCTTGGTGGCCGCTCCGGATATAGTATTGCTCGAGAGGGCTCTGTCCTGCCTGAGACCGATCATAGAGCCGGATGGAGATCCCGTGATCGACGTGATGGAGGCATTGAAGGCCGAACGTATCGTATGGGGAGAGGACAACGTCATACAGCAGTTCGATATCCGTCGAGGAGACCTGTCCACCGGTTTCGACGAAGCGGACTTTATCTTCGAGGAAAACTACAGCACCCAGCATCAGGAACAGGCCTATCTGGAGCCACAAGGGGCTTTCGCCATACCCACTTCCGATGGAAGGGGAGTAGAGGTCACCATATCCTGTCAGTGCCCTTTTTACGTGCATAACTCTTTGTCCAAGGGGTTGCCCCTAGATCCGGAGAACATAGTTGTGAAGCAGTCCACTACGGGAGGAGCCTTCGGAGGAAAGGAGTTTTATCCGTCTCTGGTTGCCCTCCATGTGGCAGTTCTGGCATTGGCCTCGGGTAAAACGGTCAAGCTGGTATTCGATCGGGAGGAAGATCTGGCATCTACCTCCAAAAGGCACCCGTCGGTTACCAGAATTCACTCCGGCCATAAGAAAGACGGTACCTTAACCGCCATGGACGTGGACTTTATCCTGAACGGAGGGGCCACCACCACCTTGAGCGTGGTAGTGCTCCAGAGGGGGGTCCTCCACGCGACGGGGTGTTATCGGGTCCCGAACGTCAGGGTACTGGGAAGGGCGGTAGCCACCAATCTGCCCCCCAGCGGAGCCTACAGGGGTTTCGGTGTTCCCCAGTCGGTCTTCGCCGTGGAGCGTCACATGGATCTTGTCGCCTCCAGACTGGGAATCTCTCCCGTCGACATCCGTAGAGTGAACATGCTCGACGTGGGAGACATACTGCCCTGCGGGCAGGTGTTGGATCAGGTCGCAGCTAGAGAGGTCATGGACAGAGCTCTGAAGAGCTCGGACTACTTTGAAAAGGCTAAGAGATATTCGGAGGAAAATCGTTCCGGATCGAAGGTTCTTAAGGGGATAGGGGCGGCGGTCTTCCTTCACGGAGGTGCCTTCACCGGGTCGGGAGAGGACCACATAGACGGCGTCACCAAGGTCGTCTTCGTCCCCGGAAAGGTCCCGGAAGACGGGCGGGTCGAGATAAGGATAGGCAGCACCGAGATGGGCCAGGGAGCTGCCACGGTGTTGCCCCAGATAGTCGCTGAAGGCCTTATGCTGGATCTTGAGAAGGTGGATTACATGGCTCCCGATACCTCCGCCGTTTCGAACAGCGGGCCGACGGTAGCCTCTCGTACCACCGTCGTCGTAGGGGCCATATTGACCAGATCGGCCCAGGATATGATAGATAAGCTGAGGGATTTCATAGGGGAGAGAGAAAACTCGATCGTATCCTACGAGGACGGCTTATTCCGTTTCGACGGAGGAGCGATGTCCTTTATGGAGGCGGCCCATAGCTATTCCGAGGTCAAGGGCGAGCTCGTAGGATGGGGCAGATATCGTTCTACCGGAAGCCACTGGGACGACGATACGAATAGCGGCGACGCCTATCCCTCCTACTCCTGGGCTTGCGACGTGGTAGAGGTGGAGGTGGACAGAGACACCCTCGAGGTAGTCCCCACCAGGTCTTACGCCGCCGTCGAGATAGGGACGGTTATCAACCCGGTCCTGGCGGAGGGACAGTACGAAGGGGGGACCCTGCAGGCTCTCGGTTACGGCTGGCTGGAGGATATGAAGGTTAAAAGAGACCGCATAGATGCGGGGTCTCTGAGTAAATATCTTATACCGACCACGATGGACACGCCGTCCTTCCAAGTCGAGTTCTTAGAGGTGCCATACGAATACGGGCCCTATGGAGCCAAGGGGTTGGGCGAACTCCCTCACGACGGAGCCGCTCCTGCCTTGGCCCAGGCGATAGGGCATGCGTTAGGGATATTCCCCAAGGACATCCCGGTGACCCCGGAGAGGATCACCGCTATGTTGACCTCAAAGGAGGAACGGCGATGA
- a CDS encoding dihydroorotate dehydrogenase, which yields MADLTVKLGNLKFTNPVLPAAGPNVMRLEQMLEAVERGAGGIVTKTVSREPAVYPKPCISKGPCDGLLNCETWSDRPWRSYIDDYVKVKETGVPLICSIGYSPEDVAELGKALAAEVGPDVVEFSTHYVGKTLDPLKRVAEALRGSVSCPVWMKVSPSTPDIPEMAKVMSDYVDGFVAVNSVGPALDFDIDNPRPRLGTEDGHGWLSGPAITGVALYAVYQISHSQDKPVVGVGGIRTGEDAVKFIMAGASLVGICSEAIRRGTGIYGKIASEISDWMDRKGYGSLDDIRGLYAPVEAGDSR from the coding sequence ATGGCAGATTTGACCGTTAAATTAGGGAATTTAAAGTTCACAAATCCGGTGCTTCCCGCAGCGGGTCCCAACGTCATGAGGCTGGAGCAGATGTTGGAGGCAGTGGAGAGAGGGGCCGGAGGCATAGTGACAAAGACGGTGTCCAGAGAACCGGCCGTCTACCCTAAACCCTGCATCTCCAAAGGACCCTGCGATGGTCTTTTGAACTGCGAGACGTGGTCCGATCGACCCTGGCGGAGCTATATAGATGACTATGTCAAGGTCAAGGAGACCGGTGTTCCCCTGATATGCTCCATCGGCTACAGCCCCGAGGACGTTGCCGAACTTGGAAAGGCGCTGGCGGCGGAGGTCGGTCCCGACGTGGTGGAGTTCTCAACCCATTACGTCGGCAAGACCCTCGATCCACTGAAACGAGTGGCCGAGGCCCTTAGAGGGTCTGTATCCTGTCCGGTATGGATGAAGGTATCTCCCAGTACCCCGGATATCCCTGAGATGGCCAAGGTCATGTCCGATTATGTCGACGGATTCGTCGCGGTCAACTCGGTAGGTCCCGCTCTGGATTTCGATATCGATAACCCCAGGCCTCGGTTGGGAACGGAGGACGGCCACGGTTGGCTTTCCGGCCCGGCCATCACCGGCGTCGCACTTTATGCGGTCTATCAGATATCCCATTCTCAGGATAAACCGGTCGTGGGGGTGGGAGGCATCAGGACCGGAGAGGATGCGGTCAAGTTCATCATGGCCGGAGCTTCTTTGGTCGGAATATGTTCCGAAGCGATACGCAGAGGAACCGGCATATACGGAAAGATAGCCTCCGAGATATCCGATTGGATGGATCGAAAGGGATACGGTTCGTTGGACGATATTCGGGGTCTGTATGCTCCGGTCGAGGCGGGCGATTCGAGATGA
- a CDS encoding amidohydrolase family protein, with protein sequence MDQNRYIISNGVVADGRGVFCYNGSVLVDRGRIASIGPLDDLEVEDLPIFDVGGRLVLPGLVNMHHHLYSHFAPGLAPHGPSEGFVEVLEDLWWPLDASLDESSIYWSSLCGAMDSVRHGVTTFFDHHASMNLSEGALDVIDRAVEKVGSRAVLCLEMSDRLGRERVKEQFEENVRFWSAHRNDTARKGMLGIHANMTLSDESMAFLGRQKPEEMSIHVHCGEGRPDYDFCVEKGYHGPVHRLDSFGLISPGSLLVHCIHLSERDYRILEDISPAVVTNPESNANNRVGRMDRGRIGRFLLGTDGMSGDMVASLRSAFLLDRQAPRLWEGLKDAFFDGRYDYVRRFFPDLRGFEIGSAADIAVLDYVPLTPVSEDNLLGHLIFGARGGNSFMTVVDGKILWHDGNFTDSDLNDVSLISEARKAAFSLHGRFDALDWNGHLR encoded by the coding sequence GTGGATCAAAATCGCTATATCATCTCTAACGGCGTCGTGGCCGACGGCAGAGGCGTCTTCTGTTACAACGGATCCGTTTTAGTCGATAGAGGCAGGATCGCCTCCATAGGTCCTCTCGACGATCTGGAGGTCGAGGATCTTCCGATCTTTGACGTGGGCGGTAGGTTGGTCCTGCCCGGTCTGGTGAACATGCACCATCATCTCTACTCCCATTTTGCCCCCGGTCTGGCTCCTCACGGTCCCTCGGAGGGGTTCGTCGAGGTTTTGGAGGACCTATGGTGGCCTCTTGACGCCTCCTTGGACGAGAGCTCGATCTATTGGTCCTCCCTATGTGGAGCCATGGACTCTGTTCGCCATGGAGTGACCACCTTTTTCGATCATCACGCTTCGATGAACCTGTCGGAGGGAGCGCTTGACGTGATAGACCGTGCCGTCGAAAAGGTCGGATCGAGGGCGGTCCTATGTCTGGAGATGTCCGATCGTCTCGGCAGGGAGCGGGTAAAGGAACAGTTCGAGGAGAACGTCCGCTTCTGGAGCGCCCACCGAAACGATACCGCCAGAAAGGGAATGCTTGGTATTCATGCCAACATGACGTTGTCGGACGAGTCTATGGCTTTTCTCGGACGGCAAAAGCCCGAGGAGATGTCCATCCACGTCCACTGTGGAGAGGGACGTCCCGACTACGATTTCTGCGTCGAGAAGGGATATCACGGACCGGTCCATCGACTGGACTCGTTTGGACTGATCTCCCCCGGGTCTCTGCTGGTCCACTGTATTCATCTCTCGGAAAGGGATTACCGCATATTGGAGGATATCTCTCCCGCTGTGGTGACCAACCCTGAGTCGAACGCTAACAACAGGGTGGGACGGATGGATAGAGGTCGTATAGGGCGTTTTCTCCTTGGAACCGACGGTATGTCGGGAGATATGGTGGCGTCTCTGCGCTCGGCTTTTCTGCTCGATCGTCAGGCCCCGAGGCTTTGGGAAGGCTTAAAAGACGCCTTCTTCGACGGAAGGTACGACTATGTTCGTCGTTTTTTCCCGGATCTCAGAGGCTTCGAGATAGGGTCAGCCGCGGATATCGCCGTTTTGGACTATGTTCCCCTTACCCCTGTATCAGAGGATAACCTCTTGGGACATCTCATATTCGGAGCCAGGGGCGGAAACTCTTTTATGACGGTGGTTGACGGAAAGATCCTCTGGCATGACGGAAATTTCACCGACAGCGATTTGAACGATGTCTCTTTGATATCGGAGGCCCGAAAGGCAGCTTTCAGCCTTCACGGCAGATTCGATGCCCTGGACTGGAACGGACATCTCAGGTGA
- a CDS encoding xanthine dehydrogenase family protein molybdopterin-binding subunit, whose product MDRDFSSVGHDVEKIDGLSLATGTGRYTDDFDAPGTLHVAVLYSPHAHGIIKDIDDSEAWKVPGVVDVMSYKNAYDDMPKVVHTTAGQGFPEPSPYDSWLFDDKVRFAGDRVAAVAAETLDIAREAVSKIKVEYELQKPLFDPERAMDPGVPVVHDRDEYMPIPVPYDPSKNLMAEKIFSIGDVEKGLAEADIVLDQVYHTHYAHHCMMEPHSAFALFDETGRMIVYSSTSVPFHVRRIVAQVLDYPLRKVHVIKPRVGGAYGGKQEAFIEPLAAKFALRTGRPVKAILSREEVFTSSRTRHPMRVHVTAGVMKDGTITALRMDDLMTAGAYGPHGLTVLCNAASKVLPLFNKVENVEFIGRTVYTNQPVGGAYRGYGVTQATFGFMQFIDDLTRRLDVDILEYVKKWHIKEGEGSPVFEAIGEGKAGVPQVITCCKLSECIDRGAEAIGWSDKRGRHISNSPGKVRGVGMAVSMQGSGIPLIDMGSAYMKLNEDGSCNLLMGASDTGTGSDTVMCQIAAEVLDISTDMIVPLSSDTDVTPFDVGAYASSGTYVSGGAVRACAEDFLKNIMKVASVMLEVPVERLDTSGGRIWDSDNPDVSTDFGSLCCFSLYGAGENMQQIQGYGSYTSPVSPPPFIAQFAEVEVDTFTGRVEVLRFVSAVDCGKALNPKMTEGQVEGGVLNGIGYALTEQYLFDDKGRMTNPDFGNYKVFGSLDVPKIETILVDSYEETGPFGAKSVSEVCINGPAPAIANAIYDAVGVRIFDLPLTSEKVLAALKDVDR is encoded by the coding sequence ATGGATAGAGATTTTTCCTCCGTAGGTCACGACGTAGAGAAGATCGACGGTCTGTCCCTGGCGACGGGGACGGGACGCTATACCGACGATTTTGACGCTCCCGGAACCCTTCACGTGGCGGTGCTGTACTCTCCCCATGCTCACGGGATCATAAAGGATATAGACGACTCGGAGGCTTGGAAGGTGCCGGGAGTGGTGGACGTCATGTCCTATAAAAACGCCTACGACGACATGCCTAAGGTAGTCCATACCACTGCCGGTCAGGGGTTTCCCGAACCCTCTCCCTACGATTCGTGGCTTTTCGACGACAAGGTCAGATTTGCCGGCGACAGGGTCGCCGCGGTTGCGGCGGAGACCCTGGACATAGCCCGGGAGGCGGTATCGAAAATAAAGGTGGAATACGAGCTGCAGAAGCCCCTCTTCGATCCGGAGAGAGCCATGGATCCAGGTGTCCCGGTGGTTCACGACAGGGACGAATATATGCCGATCCCCGTCCCGTACGATCCCTCCAAGAACCTGATGGCGGAGAAGATCTTCTCCATCGGAGACGTGGAGAAGGGTCTAGCGGAGGCCGACATCGTCCTGGATCAGGTCTATCACACCCATTACGCCCATCACTGCATGATGGAGCCCCATTCGGCCTTCGCCCTTTTCGACGAGACCGGAAGGATGATCGTCTACTCGTCCACCAGCGTGCCGTTTCACGTTCGTCGAATAGTCGCCCAGGTGCTGGATTACCCGCTTAGAAAGGTTCACGTCATAAAGCCCCGAGTGGGAGGAGCTTACGGCGGCAAACAGGAGGCCTTCATAGAGCCCTTAGCGGCCAAGTTCGCCCTTCGTACCGGTCGTCCGGTGAAGGCGATACTGTCGAGGGAAGAGGTCTTTACCTCGTCCAGGACGAGACACCCCATGAGGGTCCACGTCACGGCCGGGGTGATGAAGGACGGGACCATCACCGCTCTCAGGATGGACGACCTGATGACGGCTGGAGCCTACGGTCCCCACGGCCTTACAGTGCTTTGTAACGCGGCTTCCAAGGTACTTCCCCTTTTCAACAAGGTGGAGAACGTCGAGTTCATCGGTCGTACCGTATACACCAACCAGCCGGTAGGCGGGGCCTACAGAGGCTACGGTGTTACCCAGGCGACCTTCGGTTTTATGCAGTTCATCGACGACCTGACGAGAAGGCTCGACGTGGATATCCTGGAGTACGTCAAAAAATGGCATATCAAAGAAGGGGAGGGCTCTCCCGTTTTCGAGGCCATCGGAGAGGGCAAGGCAGGAGTGCCTCAGGTCATAACGTGCTGTAAACTCAGCGAGTGTATCGACCGAGGTGCCGAGGCCATAGGGTGGTCCGATAAAAGAGGCAGGCATATATCCAATAGCCCCGGAAAGGTCCGTGGGGTAGGTATGGCGGTCTCCATGCAGGGATCGGGAATTCCGCTCATAGACATGGGAAGCGCCTACATGAAGTTGAACGAGGACGGCTCCTGCAACCTCCTAATGGGGGCGTCCGATACCGGAACCGGCTCCGATACCGTGATGTGTCAGATCGCCGCGGAGGTGCTGGATATATCTACAGATATGATTGTCCCGTTGTCCTCCGATACGGACGTCACTCCCTTCGACGTAGGGGCATATGCGTCCTCCGGTACCTACGTATCCGGAGGAGCCGTAAGGGCCTGCGCAGAGGATTTTCTTAAGAACATAATGAAGGTCGCTTCCGTCATGTTGGAGGTTCCGGTCGAAAGACTGGATACCTCCGGGGGTAGGATATGGGATAGCGACAATCCCGACGTCTCCACCGACTTCGGATCTCTGTGCTGTTTTTCCCTCTACGGTGCCGGTGAAAATATGCAACAGATTCAGGGGTACGGATCCTACACGTCTCCGGTGTCACCCCCTCCATTCATCGCCCAGTTTGCCGAGGTGGAGGTGGATACCTTCACCGGAAGGGTAGAGGTGCTGCGTTTCGTAAGCGCTGTGGATTGCGGTAAGGCTCTCAATCCCAAGATGACCGAGGGACAGGTCGAGGGAGGAGTCCTCAACGGTATAGGTTACGCTTTGACCGAACAGTATCTCTTCGACGACAAGGGAAGAATGACCAACCCGGATTTCGGAAACTACAAGGTCTTCGGATCCCTGGATGTCCCGAAAATAGAGACCATTCTGGTGGATTCCTACGAGGAAACCGGTCCTTTCGGAGCTAAGTCCGTCTCGGAGGTCTGTATAAACGGACCGGCTCCGGCCATCGCTAACGCGATATACGACGCCGTAGGCGTGAGGATATTCGACCTTCCTCTTACTTCCGAGAAGGTCCTGGCCGCCTTGAAAGACGTGGATCGCTGA
- a CDS encoding (2Fe-2S)-binding protein, producing MEGRFVINGIEKVLSFEPDATLLQALRDGGFSEVKRGCDTGECGACAVVLNGDLVTSCKVYAASVVGSEILTAKGLGTVQNPHPIQQAFVDAGAIQCGFCTPGMVMATYALLSKNPDPTDEEIRRALDGNKCRCTGYVKIFDAVRLAAERMRDHG from the coding sequence TTGGAAGGACGTTTCGTGATAAACGGGATAGAGAAGGTCCTGTCGTTCGAGCCCGACGCTACTTTACTCCAGGCCCTTAGAGACGGCGGTTTTTCCGAGGTTAAGAGAGGTTGCGATACCGGTGAATGCGGCGCTTGCGCCGTCGTCCTTAACGGAGACCTCGTGACATCCTGCAAGGTTTACGCCGCCTCGGTGGTCGGTTCTGAAATACTTACGGCGAAGGGGTTGGGTACGGTACAGAACCCCCATCCTATACAACAGGCTTTCGTTGACGCCGGGGCGATTCAGTGCGGTTTCTGTACTCCTGGCATGGTTATGGCTACCTATGCGTTGTTGTCGAAGAACCCCGATCCCACCGACGAGGAGATCAGAAGGGCCTTGGACGGCAACAAGTGCCGTTGCACCGGCTACGTGAAGATATTCGACGCGGTCCGATTGGCGGCTGAAAGGATGAGAGATCATGGATAG
- a CDS encoding FAD binding domain-containing protein — MSSKWLFPSEIDELVGLLERDNPLVHGGGTGIPRGRVRSSEVVVDLGRMGWDRCYEDGKDILLGATCSFSRTVEELSRIRPGHILVSALSQAASTPLRNRITLGGSVAFFPLWSDLMGPLLALGASVDLVGTVSGRYPIDHFVSNRGLFRGSVIRSIVVPDVPMDGWYYREVRVGFDYPGFTMTLLAQRDGEVLADFRGACVGTKERFKVFNDVSESLKGIRYGDVDVNAVAEKLDLDFPDKKSGSGEYFGQVAKVWFERGLAELLER; from the coding sequence TTGAGTTCAAAATGGCTTTTTCCTTCCGAGATCGATGAGCTCGTCGGTTTATTGGAGAGAGATAATCCCCTGGTTCACGGAGGGGGGACTGGAATTCCTCGGGGTCGTGTCAGATCCTCCGAGGTCGTGGTCGATCTGGGCCGGATGGGATGGGACCGTTGCTACGAGGATGGGAAAGATATCCTTTTGGGGGCGACCTGTTCGTTTTCTCGGACGGTGGAGGAGCTGTCGAGAATTCGTCCCGGACATATCCTGGTGTCCGCCCTTAGTCAGGCGGCCTCTACGCCTTTGAGAAACAGGATTACCCTCGGTGGCAGCGTGGCTTTCTTCCCCCTGTGGTCCGATCTCATGGGGCCTCTCTTGGCTCTAGGAGCATCGGTGGATCTGGTCGGAACGGTATCGGGACGTTATCCGATAGATCATTTCGTGTCCAACAGGGGGCTTTTCAGGGGATCGGTGATTAGATCCATCGTTGTTCCCGATGTCCCTATGGACGGCTGGTATTACAGAGAGGTCCGCGTCGGTTTCGATTACCCAGGTTTCACGATGACCCTGTTGGCCCAAAGGGATGGAGAGGTCCTGGCCGATTTTCGAGGTGCTTGCGTGGGGACCAAGGAGCGTTTCAAGGTCTTTAACGATGTCTCCGAGAGTCTCAAAGGGATCCGTTACGGCGATGTGGACGTCAACGCCGTGGCCGAAAAGCTCGATCTGGATTTTCCGGATAAAAAATCCGGAAGCGGCGAGTATTTCGGTCAGGTCGCCAAGGTCTGGTTCGAGAGAGGCCTGGCGGAGCTCTTGGAAAGGTAG
- the moaCB gene encoding bifunctional molybdenum cofactor biosynthesis protein MoaC/MoaB, which produces MSKFTHIDDEGHPRMVDVGGKNKTDRTAEAEGWVLMSDKVRDAVAEGGNRKGDVLRIAELAGISAIKKTSDLIPLCHPLRLDHGAVICRLDPDKGVHITCKVKAGDVTGVEMEALTGVSVAALTVYDMCKAVDKGMEIQGIRLLEKSGGKSGRWIRDGLDRTCDLSEITVAVLTVSDKGSRGEREDRSGPALCRVVEELGYHVKDRAIVPDEKIVIADRIVKWVDEEDVHMVLITGGTGLSSRDVTPEAVMSIADREVPGLGERMRSYSLNFTDRAVLSRGLAVTRGRSLILAMPGSVRGATQCFQAVESVIGHGLETLRGRSGDCGN; this is translated from the coding sequence ATGTCGAAGTTTACCCACATCGACGACGAGGGACACCCCAGGATGGTGGATGTAGGAGGAAAAAACAAGACAGACAGGACCGCCGAGGCGGAGGGATGGGTCCTGATGTCAGATAAGGTCCGCGATGCCGTGGCGGAGGGAGGGAACAGAAAGGGAGATGTCCTGCGCATCGCCGAGCTTGCGGGGATCTCTGCGATCAAAAAGACCTCCGACCTGATCCCGCTTTGCCATCCTCTCAGACTGGACCACGGTGCCGTCATCTGTCGCCTGGATCCAGACAAAGGGGTCCATATAACCTGCAAGGTCAAGGCCGGAGACGTGACTGGAGTGGAGATGGAGGCTTTGACCGGCGTCTCAGTAGCCGCGCTTACGGTCTACGATATGTGTAAAGCGGTCGATAAGGGCATGGAGATACAGGGGATCAGACTTCTGGAAAAATCAGGCGGTAAAAGCGGTAGGTGGATCAGGGACGGTTTAGATAGGACATGCGATCTATCGGAGATAACCGTGGCAGTCCTGACCGTGAGCGATAAGGGCAGCCGCGGGGAGAGAGAGGATCGATCCGGTCCGGCTCTATGCAGGGTTGTAGAGGAGCTCGGATACCATGTAAAAGATAGGGCTATAGTGCCGGATGAGAAGATTGTTATAGCGGACAGGATCGTGAAATGGGTGGACGAGGAAGACGTCCATATGGTCTTGATAACAGGTGGAACCGGCCTCTCCTCCAGGGACGTGACGCCGGAAGCGGTCATGTCCATAGCGGACAGGGAGGTACCGGGGCTGGGAGAGAGGATGAGGTCCTATTCTCTCAACTTCACCGATAGGGCGGTTTTATCCAGAGGGTTGGCCGTCACCAGAGGTAGATCTCTGATATTGGCCATGCCAGGAAGCGTAAGAGGAGCGACCCAATGTTTTCAAGCGGTGGAGTCCGTGATCGGTCATGGGTTGGAGACTTTAAGAGGACGGAGTGGGGATTGCGGTAATTGA
- the moaA gene encoding GTP 3',8-cyclase MoaA has product MGRGIESSFGRFLNYVRISVTDRCNFRCRYCMPSGGVPTLSHEEIMSYEDILFLAKALSSMGVRRLRFTGGEPFVRKDFVPFLERLRSELPELAVAVTTNGSLVKLWAKRLGDLDLDGISVSLDSLNPERFRDITRLGDLGSVIEGIDALVDSSNAVKLNTVIVKGFNDDELPDLLGFARERGALLRLIEFMPLDSDVWFENAFVSVDDMIDGLPDRELWIPERSSESGISGPSVYYRNRTTGQRLGLIAAVSHHFCDRCNRLRITSDGEVRPCLFDVRGRSVMSALRNRCGEALVETIAAAALDKPECWTQVARGESRMSRIGG; this is encoded by the coding sequence ATGGGACGAGGTATAGAGTCCAGTTTCGGAAGATTTCTGAACTACGTCAGGATCTCCGTGACCGATAGGTGTAATTTTCGTTGTCGATACTGTATGCCGTCCGGAGGAGTGCCGACCTTGAGCCACGAGGAGATAATGAGCTATGAGGATATCCTCTTTCTGGCTAAGGCCCTGTCTTCCATGGGGGTGAGACGGTTGAGGTTTACCGGAGGGGAGCCTTTCGTAAGAAAGGACTTCGTCCCCTTTTTGGAGAGACTGAGGTCGGAGCTACCCGAATTGGCGGTGGCTGTGACGACCAACGGCTCCTTGGTGAAGCTCTGGGCCAAGAGATTGGGAGATCTTGATCTGGACGGTATAAGCGTCAGTCTCGATAGCCTGAACCCCGAACGTTTCAGGGATATAACCAGGCTCGGAGATCTGGGATCTGTGATAGAGGGTATCGATGCCCTGGTCGATAGCTCGAATGCGGTGAAATTGAATACGGTTATCGTGAAGGGTTTTAACGACGACGAATTGCCGGATTTGCTCGGTTTCGCCAGAGAAAGAGGGGCCCTTTTGAGACTGATAGAGTTTATGCCTCTCGATTCCGACGTATGGTTTGAGAACGCATTCGTCTCCGTGGACGACATGATCGATGGGCTTCCCGACAGGGAGCTCTGGATCCCGGAAAGGTCTTCCGAGAGCGGCATTTCCGGGCCTTCCGTGTATTACAGAAATCGAACTACGGGGCAGAGATTGGGGCTCATAGCCGCCGTGTCCCATCATTTCTGCGATCGTTGCAACAGGCTCAGGATAACCTCCGACGGAGAGGTTCGACCTTGTCTTTTCGACGTTAGAGGCCGCAGCGTCATGTCCGCTCTCAGGAACAGATGCGGTGAGGCTCTCGTGGAGACTATAGCGGCCGCTGCCCTCGATAAACCCGAATGTTGGACTCAGGTCGCTCGTGGCGAAAGCCGTATGTCCAGGATAGGAGGTTGA